From a region of the Actinopolymorpha singaporensis genome:
- the hrpA gene encoding ATP-dependent RNA helicase HrpA: protein MDTPSRSSLAQLQARLPELMHPDRRRLQRRIDGVRNRRGRADQQVSGEILDQIAADIAAAEQRLAARRAGVPTVSYPEELPVSQRKDDILAAIRDHQVVIVAGETGSGKTTQLPKMCLELGRGVSGLVGHTQPRRLAARTVAERIAEELDTPLGETVGWKVRFTDKVGDNTLVKVMTDGILLAEIQSDRMLRQYDTLIIDEAHERSLNIDFILGYVKQLLPRRPDLKVIITSATIDPERFSRHFDDAPIVEVSGRTYPVEVRYRPIVEDAEDRDRDQTQAILDAVEELSAEGDGDILVFLSGEREIRDTADALERQNLPRTEIAPLYARLSAAEQHRVFQRHSGRRIVLATNVAETSLTVPGIRYVIDPGTARISRYSQRLKVQRLPIEAISQASANQRKGRCGRTSDGICIRLYSEDDFLARPEFTDPEILRTNLASVILAMTAAGLGDLAAFPFIDPPDSRNVKAGVQLLEELGALAIGPVQNAGPDEDARPGKAGKGGRGSRGRGERGDGGNRLTAIGRTLSQLPVDPRLARMVVEAERNGCLREVMVIAAALSIQDPRERPTGKEEAATQQHARFVDKTSDFLSYLNLWDYLREQQRALSSNQFRRLCRNEFLNYLRVREWQDVESQLRQVATSLGMTVGRRSDDLDSDRIHQSLLAGLLSHIGLKDSEKKSEENARGSGRRSANDYLGARGARFAVFPGSALFRNPPQWVMAAELVETSRLWARIVARIEPGWVEELAGHLVKRNYSEPHWSKKQAAVLAYERVTLYGVPLVAQRVVNYGRIDPELSRELFIQHGLVEGDWETRHEFFHANRALLDEVEDLEDRARRRDILVDDDALFDFYDERIGKDVVSGAHFDSWWKKTRRREPDLLTFSIDMLVNESAEQVDEADYPDFWEVPGAKLRLTYQFEPGADADGVTVHIPLPILNQLRADTFDWQIPGLRQELVTALIRSLPKPLRRTLVPAPDFARAALERMQPHRQPFLDSLEAALRQFTGIVVPRESWDLGKVPDHLKPTFRVLDGRGRTLGEGKDLAALKEKLRGELKVTLAKAASGVERANIRSWDFDEVPREFAKQRAGLSVRAYPALADAGDSAAIRLFESEADARRAMWAGTRRLLLLNLPSPVKYVLDRQSYQTKLALSHSPHGSAAALFDDCLACAVDKLMADNGGPVRDRAGFDRLRDAVRADLHDTVADTVARVADILAVAHELDTRLRRTSNPVLLPVLTDVKAQLAGLVYPGFVTETGWRRLPDVVRYLRAIDRRLDKVGAETRRDTERMRSVQQVQEAYEQARARLSRDARVSGSISAEAEEGLREIRWMIEELRVSYFAQVLGTPGPISDKRILKAIDRLTG, encoded by the coding sequence ATGGACACGCCGTCGCGATCATCGCTCGCCCAGCTGCAGGCCCGCCTCCCGGAGTTGATGCACCCCGACCGGCGCCGGCTGCAGCGCCGCATCGACGGCGTACGCAACCGGCGCGGCCGCGCCGACCAGCAGGTTTCCGGAGAGATCCTCGACCAGATCGCCGCCGACATCGCCGCTGCCGAGCAGCGCCTGGCCGCGCGGCGTGCCGGCGTGCCGACCGTCAGCTACCCCGAGGAACTGCCGGTCAGCCAGCGCAAGGACGACATCCTCGCCGCGATCCGCGACCACCAGGTGGTGATCGTGGCCGGTGAGACCGGTTCGGGCAAGACGACCCAGCTGCCCAAGATGTGCCTCGAACTCGGCCGCGGGGTGAGCGGCCTGGTCGGGCACACCCAGCCACGGCGGCTGGCGGCCCGGACGGTGGCCGAGCGGATCGCCGAGGAGCTGGACACCCCGCTGGGTGAGACCGTCGGCTGGAAGGTGCGGTTCACCGACAAGGTGGGCGACAACACCCTCGTCAAGGTGATGACCGACGGCATCCTGCTGGCGGAGATCCAGTCCGACCGGATGCTGCGGCAGTACGACACCCTCATCATCGACGAGGCGCACGAACGCAGCCTCAACATCGACTTCATCCTCGGGTACGTCAAGCAGCTGCTGCCGCGCCGGCCCGACCTGAAGGTGATCATCACCTCGGCGACCATCGACCCCGAGCGCTTCTCCCGGCACTTCGACGACGCGCCGATCGTGGAGGTGTCCGGCCGGACCTACCCGGTGGAGGTGCGCTACCGCCCGATCGTGGAGGACGCCGAGGACCGCGACCGGGACCAGACCCAGGCGATCCTCGACGCGGTCGAGGAGCTGTCCGCGGAGGGCGACGGCGACATCCTGGTGTTCCTCAGCGGCGAGCGGGAGATCCGGGACACCGCCGACGCACTGGAGCGCCAGAACCTCCCGCGGACGGAGATCGCGCCGCTGTACGCCCGCCTGTCGGCGGCCGAGCAGCACCGGGTCTTCCAGCGGCACAGCGGGCGGCGGATCGTCCTCGCCACCAACGTCGCGGAGACCTCGCTCACCGTGCCGGGCATCAGGTACGTCATCGACCCCGGCACCGCCCGCATCTCCCGCTACAGCCAACGGCTGAAGGTGCAGCGGCTGCCGATCGAGGCGATCTCGCAGGCGTCGGCCAACCAGCGCAAGGGCCGCTGCGGGCGTACGTCCGACGGCATCTGCATCCGGCTCTACTCCGAGGACGACTTCCTCGCCCGGCCGGAGTTCACCGACCCGGAGATCCTGCGTACCAACCTCGCTTCGGTCATCCTGGCGATGACGGCGGCGGGGCTGGGCGACCTGGCGGCCTTCCCGTTCATCGATCCGCCGGACAGCCGCAACGTCAAGGCCGGCGTACAGCTGCTGGAGGAGCTCGGCGCGCTGGCGATCGGGCCTGTCCAGAACGCTGGGCCGGACGAGGACGCCAGGCCGGGCAAAGCGGGCAAGGGCGGCCGCGGGTCGCGGGGTCGCGGTGAGCGCGGCGACGGAGGCAACCGCCTGACGGCGATCGGGCGAACGCTCTCGCAGCTGCCGGTCGACCCGCGGCTGGCACGCATGGTGGTCGAGGCCGAGCGCAACGGCTGCCTGCGCGAGGTGATGGTGATCGCCGCCGCGCTGTCCATCCAGGACCCGCGCGAACGCCCGACGGGCAAGGAGGAGGCGGCCACCCAGCAGCACGCACGGTTCGTGGACAAGACCTCCGACTTCCTCAGCTACCTCAATCTGTGGGACTACCTGCGCGAGCAGCAGCGGGCCCTGTCGTCCAACCAGTTCCGCCGGCTGTGCCGGAACGAGTTCCTCAACTACCTGCGGGTGCGGGAGTGGCAGGACGTCGAGAGCCAGCTGCGCCAGGTCGCGACGTCGCTCGGCATGACCGTCGGCAGGCGCAGCGACGACCTGGACTCCGACCGCATCCACCAGTCCCTGCTGGCCGGGCTGCTCTCGCACATCGGCCTGAAGGACAGCGAGAAGAAGTCGGAGGAGAACGCCCGCGGTTCCGGTCGCCGCTCGGCCAACGACTACCTCGGCGCCCGGGGTGCCCGCTTCGCCGTGTTCCCCGGTTCGGCGTTGTTCAGGAACCCGCCCCAGTGGGTGATGGCCGCCGAACTCGTGGAGACCTCCCGGCTGTGGGCGCGGATCGTGGCCAGGATCGAGCCGGGGTGGGTGGAGGAGCTGGCCGGGCACCTGGTCAAGCGCAACTACAGCGAGCCGCACTGGTCCAAGAAGCAGGCCGCGGTGCTGGCGTACGAACGCGTCACGTTGTACGGGGTGCCGCTGGTGGCGCAGCGGGTGGTCAACTACGGCCGGATCGACCCCGAACTGTCCCGTGAACTCTTCATCCAGCACGGCCTGGTGGAGGGTGACTGGGAGACCCGGCACGAGTTCTTCCACGCCAACCGCGCCCTGCTGGACGAGGTCGAGGACCTCGAGGACCGTGCCCGGCGGCGCGACATCCTCGTCGACGACGACGCGCTGTTCGACTTCTACGACGAGCGCATCGGCAAGGACGTGGTGTCGGGGGCCCACTTCGACTCGTGGTGGAAGAAGACCCGCCGGCGCGAGCCGGACCTGCTCACCTTCTCCATCGACATGCTGGTGAACGAGTCGGCCGAGCAGGTCGACGAGGCCGACTATCCCGACTTCTGGGAGGTGCCGGGCGCGAAGCTGCGGCTCACCTACCAGTTCGAACCCGGCGCCGACGCCGACGGCGTGACCGTGCACATCCCGCTGCCGATCCTGAACCAGCTGCGGGCGGACACCTTCGACTGGCAGATCCCCGGTCTGCGGCAGGAGCTGGTCACCGCGCTGATCCGCTCGCTGCCGAAGCCGTTGCGGCGCACACTCGTACCCGCGCCGGACTTCGCCCGGGCGGCGCTGGAACGCATGCAGCCCCACCGTCAACCCTTCCTTGACAGCCTCGAGGCGGCGTTGCGGCAGTTCACCGGCATCGTCGTCCCGAGGGAGTCGTGGGACCTCGGCAAGGTACCGGACCACCTCAAGCCGACGTTCCGGGTGCTCGACGGCCGCGGACGCACACTCGGCGAGGGCAAGGATCTCGCCGCCCTGAAGGAGAAGCTGCGCGGTGAGCTGAAGGTCACGCTGGCCAAGGCGGCGAGTGGGGTCGAACGCGCGAACATCCGCAGCTGGGACTTCGACGAGGTGCCACGGGAGTTCGCCAAGCAGCGGGCGGGTCTGTCCGTACGCGCCTATCCCGCGCTGGCCGACGCCGGGGACTCGGCCGCGATCCGGTTGTTCGAGTCCGAGGCCGACGCCCGTCGCGCGATGTGGGCGGGCACCCGCCGGCTGCTGTTGCTCAATCTGCCGTCGCCGGTGAAGTATGTCCTGGATCGCCAGTCCTACCAGACGAAACTCGCACTGAGCCACAGTCCGCACGGCAGCGCCGCCGCGCTCTTCGACGACTGCCTGGCCTGTGCGGTGGACAAGCTGATGGCGGACAACGGGGGGCCGGTCCGCGACCGCGCGGGCTTCGACCGGCTGCGGGACGCCGTACGCGCGGACCTGCACGACACGGTGGCCGACACCGTTGCCAGGGTGGCCGACATCCTGGCCGTCGCGCACGAGCTCGACACCCGGCTCCGGCGTACGTCCAACCCGGTACTCCTGCCGGTCCTGACCGATGTCAAGGCGCAGTTGGCAGGGCTGGTGTATCCGGGTTTCGTCACCGAGACCGGCTGGCGCAGGCTGCCCGACGTGGTGCGCTACCTACGGGCGATCGACCGCAGGCTGGACAAGGTGGGCGCAGAAACCCGTCGCGACACCGAGCGCATGCGCTCGGTGCAGCAGGTGCAGGAGGCGTACGAGCAGGCTCGTGCCCGGCTCTCCCGTGACGCCCGGGTGTCCGGCTCGATCAGCGCGGAGGCCGAGGAGGGGCTGCGCGAGATCCGCTGGATGATCGAGGAGCTTCGGGTCAGCTACTTCGCACAGGTCCTGGGCACACCCGGTCCGATCTCCGACAAGCGGATCCTGAAGGCGATCGACCGCCTCACCGGCTGA